The Pseudomonadota bacterium nucleotide sequence AGCAAAAAATCAAACCGGCGGACTGAATAAGGAGCTTCGAAGCGAAAAACAACCAAGATTAGGTCGCTTATGGCCTCGAAATTCTCTGTAAATTAAAAAAAAACGCTTTGTCGCAACACCTTTTATTATCCAACTGGGTTTTATTCGCACCGGAAATTTTTCGTGAGAAGTCTATTTTATGGTTGCTGTCCAATTTCTTCACGCAAAAATTTACACAGGGCTTGAGCGGCTTTTTCGGAGGGGCTGGCGGAGGTACCAATACGCTCCAGTTTCTTCCGGACTGCCGCAAGTGCATGGCAGGTTTGTCGGTATTTGTTCGGGTGATCGAGGGTTTTGCGCAATTGTTCAACGATTGTTTCAGGGCGAGCTTTTCGCTGAATCAGCTCCGGGACAATTTCCCGGCCTGCAATCAGGTTGACAAGGCTGATAAAGGGTACCGAAATCAACCTGCGACCAAGCTGGTAAGAAAGTTCATTGACCCTGTAGATAACTACCATCGGAATTCCGGCCAGAGCGGTTTCCAGCGTGGCGGTACCAGAGGTCACCAAGGCAAAAGAGACTCCGGCAAGAACCTCGGTCAGAGGAACTTTTTGAATCGATACATGTTTGCGAAATGCCGTCGGAATCATCTTTTCAATGTCGCTGATGTCAATCGATGGAGCCACCGGAATGCGGAAATGGCTTTCGGGCTTTTCTCGCAGATAAAGTCTGGCTGCGCATATCATCAGAGGTAAGATTCGTCTTATTTCTCCTGGTCGACTGCCGGGAATCAAGGCAATGTCGGGACGTTCCTGCAGGGGAGGGAGATGAAAAGATTTGAACTGGTCAAGCAGTGGGTGGCCAACATATTCAACCTTGGTGACTTGGCGGCGCCGATAAAAATCTTCTTCAAAGGGAAGAATGACCAAGATCTTTTTTACCAGGCGCTGGATTTTATTGATGCGTCCCTGGCGCCAAGCCCAGATCTGGGGACTTATATAGTAAACTATCGGGATCCGCAAGCGCCGGGCAAAAGGGGCCACCAGGTTCAGATTGAAGTCGGGAAAATCAATCAGGATCAACAAATCAGGACGACTTGCGGCCAAATGCCGTCGAATGCTGCGGGCGCCGAGAATAATGTCACCCAAGCGACTTAACACCTCAAAAATTCCCACAACCGCCAGTCGTTTTGAGGAAAAAATCAGTTCAACCCCATTTTCCGCCATTTTCTCCCCGCCGATACCGGAAAGTCGGCAGGCCGGCAATAGTCGCCGTAAGGCTTTTGCCAGATTGGCACCATGCAGGTCACCTGAATCTTCACCGGCAACGATAACCAGATGGGGAGTTGGCTTCTTCATTGCCAGGTGCTGGATTGTATGCGGATGGCTTCCTTGATACGGGTTGCGGTTTCCAAGGCCGCCAAACCATCTTCACCGCTTACCGTAGGTCTGCGCCGCAGGCGAACGGCGGCAAGAAAATCCTCAATTTCAAGGCGCAGGTTGTCACTTTGCGGATATTTATGCTCTTCGGAAGTGATTTTGGGAAAGGGTTCCAGATAGTTACCCGCTTGCCGGCGGCAGATCGTAGTGCTGAAATTGCTGAAATCAAGAGAAAAGTATCCGTCAGGTTGAAAAATTCTGATCCTGCGTTCCCGGTGCAAGGATACCCGGCTGGCGGTCAGATTGGCGACCGCGCCGTTTGCAAAATTGACTCTGACATTGGCAATATCAATCTGCTCGGAAATTATCGGAACCCCGACCGCATTGAGGGTTGTAATCGGGCTTTTGACGATAGCCGCCAGAAGATCCAGATCGTGAATCATGAGGTCAAGAATTACATCGATATCGACACTGCGAAAGGTAAATGGCGAAAGGCGATGGATTTCGATGAAACGAGGGTTCAGTAACAGTGGCCGGGTATTGGTATAGGCTGGATTGAAACGCTCCAACAGGCCAACCTGTAAGACAGCGTCCTGCTTTTGGGCCAGAGCAATAAGTTTCCGGGCTTCATCGGTGGTGGTTGTGATTGGTTTTTCGATCAGGACATCGATTTTTTTCAGCAGCGCCTGGCGCGCCAGGGTGAAATGGGATGAGGTTGGGGTTGCAATGGAGACCGCCTGACAGTGGTCAAGGAGCTCATCAAGATTATTATATACCGGTGCCGATATCTTCTGGCCGATCTCCCGAGCCCGATCATGATCAAGATCGAAGATTCCAATCAGTTCAGCCTCATCGATCAGAGCATACTTTTCGGCGTGAAAAGCGCCCAGGTGGCCTACACCAATAACTCCGACTCTGAGTTTTTCAGGTTCTATTTTCTTCGACATACGCCCCGCTTTGATTGTTGGATGAAATTTATGATATGCCTGACTTCAGTGATATTTTCAATTTCGCTTTCAACCCGGGCAATGGCTTTGGTCAGAGACAGCCCGGTAGTGCGGAAAAGAATACGGTAAGTCTGGTTAAGGGTTCTGATGGTGTGTTTGTCGAAGTTGTGCCTTTTTAACCCCTCAACGTTAAGCCCATAAAGACGAGTGTGATTGCCATTCGCGAGGACAAAGGGAGGAATGTCCTGCGAAACTCCGGAGGCCCCGCCGATAAATGCGTAAGCGCCGATTCGACAGAATTGATGGATGGCGCTGAGTCCTCCGATAATGGCATGATCCTCAACTTCACTGTGACCGCCGAAAGTGGCCCCGTTTGAGAGAATAATATGGTTCCCAAACTGGCAATCATGGGCGATATGGGAATAAGCCATGATGAAATTGTGTGAACCGATGCGGGTAATTCCTCCTCCGTGGGCAGTGCCTCGGCTAATAGTCGCATATTCCCTGATAGTCGTATAGTCTCCGATAATAAGGTCGGAGGGGCCTTCCTGATGTTTGAGGTCCTGAGGATCGGTGCCGACCAGAGCGTAAGGGAAAATACGGCATGAGGTTCCGATAATGGTTTTTCCCTTAACGGTGGCGTGGTGATCGATGACGGAGTCACGTCCTATATTTACTTCACCTTCAATGACGGCATAGGGGCCGATTGTCACTCCCTCGGCGATTACGGCCTGCTTGGAGATGATAGCGCTTGGATGAATTGACATGTTAATATTATCCTATGCTGGCCATCATTTCAGCTTCGCTGACCAGATGGCCGTCAACTTCGGCCCGACCCTTGAACTTCCAGATATTGCGCCGCCGGTTAAGTAATTCCATGGTCATAATCAAGCTGTCTCCCGGTTTTACCGGTTTACGGAAGCGGGCTTTGTTAATGCTCATGAAAAAAACCTTGGTATCCGGATCCTCGGCAACCTTGAGCTGCAGTGTATGCAACGCAAAGATTCCTCCCGTCTGAGCCATGGCCTCAACGATTAAGACTCCGGGCATGACGGGAAAACCAGGGAAATGGCCGTTGAAAAAAGGTTCATTGATAGTAACGTTCTTGCATCCGACAATACTGTCTTCGGAGATTTCCAGAATCCTGTCAACCAGCAAAAACGGATAGCGATGAGGCAGATACTGCATGACCTGCTGAATATCCATGAAAGGGAGAGTCATATGCTAACCTATTTTTTCCCCTGGGCCTTGATCCACTGATCATAGGCTTTAATGAGGTCGTCGGTGACATCGAAAGTCTCATCGGCATAGATGATGCCGCTGCGTTTTTCCAGAATAAGCTGATACTTGCCATTTTTACCGAATTCAGCCGTCACTTCCTCAAGCTCTTTAAGCATCTTTTTCAGGAATTCTCCTTCCAGGGCTTTCATGTCTTTTTCTGAATCTGAAACAAAAATCTTAAAATCGCGGACCATCTTCTGGTAGTCACTTTCCTTCTCGGTTCTTTTCTCCGGACTCAGCATCATGCCTTGGCGTTCCAACTCATCCTTGACCACGGAAATTTCCGTCTGCTTGGCCTGCAGTTCGGTTCGAAGCTGATCTTGCTTCGCCTGTATTTTCTGGGTCGCCACTTGACCCTGGCTGGAAAGGGCCATGACCTTTTGCAGATCGATATAGCCGAATTTGAATGCCTGTTCCGCGGCGCTGACACCAGAGCTTGCGGCGAATAATAAAATGCAGATGGTTAATATGGCACTTAATACATTTTTTTTCATTTTTCCTACCCCCTAAATAATTTATGAGCCTTTAAGATTTGATGCGGGAGTGAGTCCCGCAACCTCAAAATAATGGCTAAGCCATCTTTTAAGGTCAATTTATATGATTCTGAAGCTTATGACCTTGAGACGTCAACCTCCTTATGTATAAAAAAACGGACCCGATATCATTCTTGACTTCGATTTGCTGATCGGTGTGTTGCTTTCAGGATGTAAGGTTCTTTAGGGAAAAATCAGAAGAAGGTTCCGACCGAGAAATCCCAGACACTGCTTTTTTCATCATCTTCAGGATTCAGGTTAAAACCCCATTCAATTCTTAATGGGCCCATCGGCGATTTCCAGCGAATTCCGAAACCGACGCTGTGGCGCAGATCAAAGCTTAAATTTTCGTCATGATCAAAAGCCTTGCCGGCATCGTAAAAAATTACCCCATTGAGGCCCATGTCCTTCAGTAAAGGGAAAATCCATTCGGCACTTAAGATCAGTTCCTTGGTCCCCCCGATAACATCGCCGTTTTCATCCTTCGGTCCGGCTTCGCCGAAATCAAAACCCCGAACCGTTTTCAAACCGCCGACGTAAAATCTTTCGTAAAGCGGTAATTCCTGACCGCCGTAGCCATCAGCATAGCCGAACAGACCCCAAAGATGAAAAGCACTGTCCCACTTAAAGGGATAGAATTTATGGCCTTCGATAATGATTTTATAAAAGTCATTATCAAAGCCCAGCGGTCCTCCGGCAAAGACCAGCGTCCCTTTGAGTTTATAACCCCTGGTCGGGAACAGATAGTTGTCACGCCTGTCCCGGATTAATGAAAAGTAGACCTGGCTGGTCGTTGTGGTTCCTTCCTCGTCCCGGATATAATCGGAGGCGGTTTCACTGATATTGAAAATTTTGACCTTCTCCCAGCGGTAACCGGCCGACCAGCTGGTATACTCATTGATTGGCTTTCCGAAGTGGAATCTTATACCCCGTTGCTTCGTGTCGTAGGCATCGTATTCATATTCCTCGTTGTAGATATTTAACCCTGAACTTATGTTCATATCAAGAAAATAGGGGTCGGTCAGGCCGATATTGTAAAATTGACGTGAACCGGAAAGTTCGACATTAAAAGTTGCATCCAGGCCTTTCCCCAGCCAGTTTTTTTGCGAGATGTTGGCAATTCCGATAATACTGTCAACCGTGCTGTAGCCCAGACCGACGCTGAAAGTTCCGGTCGGCCCCTCAACTACCTTGACCTTGACATCAATGGTATCATCATCATTTTGGATTGTCTGGAGATCGGCTTCCGAAAAAAATTGGGTATTGATGATACGTTCCCGGCTGCGTTTCAGGGCGGAGGCGCTGAACAGATCACCTTCGGCAAAACGCAGTTCACGGCGGATGACCTTGTCTCGGGTTTTCGTGTTGCCGGCGATGGCAATCCGTCCAAAATGAAATTTACTGCCCCGGTTGATGTGGTAAGCAATATCAACCTTTCTTTTTTCCGGATCAATATTGGTTTGCGGATCTATGTCGACATATGCATAACCGCGATCGGCAAAAAAGGTTGACAGGGTTTCAATGTCATTCTGGAGGCTGAGGTTGCTGAAGGTTTTTCCGCTCTTTCCCTGAAGAATTTTAACCAAATTATCGGTCAACTCAGATTCACTGTCTGGATCAACAATTTCTACCTTGCCCATTGAAAAAACTTCACCTTCATCAATGTCGAAGTCAAGGTAGATCCATTTTCGATTGTCATCCATGGTGACTTTGGGTTTGCTGATACGAACCTGAACGTAGCCCTCGCTTAAGTAAAATGATTTTAACAGCTTGGAGTCATTTTCGAGCTGATCTTTTTTCAGGACGCCGGCTTCAGTGGCCCAGCTCAGGAATAGATTGTAGGTTTTGCTTTGCAGCTGTCGCTTTAAAGTCCAGGCCCGGAAACTATGGTTGCCGTGAAAACGGATTTTTTTAATGTAGCATTTAGGGCCTTCGTCGATAATAAAAGCCACCTGAACCGTATTTTTGCCGGCGCTGACGGTTTTCGTTTTGATGCGAACCGAATAAAACCCTTTTTCATGATAGAACAGTTCCAGTTTCTCCCGACTTTCCTGCAGCCGTTCTTCACTGAGGATGCTGAAGGTATGCAAGGTTATTTCCTTGAGGAGATCTTTACGGGTAATCTTTTGGTTGCCTTTGATGAGAATCGCACTGATAGTCGGCTTTTCAATCACGATAACAGCAACTTCAACCCCGTTGTCGAGCTCTTTTAAATTGATCATCAGGTTCTCAAAAAAACCGAGGCTGAAAAGGTCTTTGAGATCCTTGTCCAGGGTAACTGGCGAGAGGGGAGCCCCGATTTTGGTGCTCATTTTGTCGATTATGGTATCCCTGGTCACCTTCTGGTTGCCGAGGATGACAATCGCGGTCACCGGTTTGTCTGTAAACGGATCGTCGCTGGCTGAAAACACTGGGGAGACGCCAGAAATAATGGAAAAAAGGCCCCAGAAGAGAAGGATTGCAGGCAGATATAGATATGGGCCGGGCGCCGAGCGACGATTAATTAGTTTGCTTTTCATACAGTGATAATTTTTCCGGCGGTGATAGTTTTTTCGGGCAAATTCCGGGCTGAAAATAAATCAGCTTTTCTGAAGCCTGCCATTGTCCATAAAAAAAATACGATCCATGCGCTGCGCCAGACGTTGACTGTGAGTAACCAGCAACAGGGTCGTATTAAACTCTTGGTTGCACTCCAGCAGCAAATCGGTGATTTCATCACTGGTAGTCGAGTCAAGGTTGCCGGTTGGCTCATCGGCCAGCACGGCTCTGGGTTGCATGATCAGTGCCCGGGCCAGAGCTACGCGCTGTTGTTCACCTCCGGACAATTCTCCAGGCTTATGCTTGAGGCGTTTCCGCAGGCCTACCTGTTCAAGTAGCCGAGTGGCTTTTTGTTTTGCTTCAGAGTTGCAGCTGCCGTAGATCAGGGCCGGGGTCATAACATTTTCGAGGGCACTGAATTCCGGCAGTAGGTGATGGAACTGAAAAACAAAACCCAGAGCCGTGTTTCGCCAGCGGGCCAGCTTGAACTCGGAGAGAGAAAAGATGTTGATCCCCTCAAAGAGAAGGACGCCGCTGCTCGGTTTATCCAGTGCTCCGATGATCTGCAGCAGGGTGCTTTTCCCGGCTCCGGATTCGCCGCAGATCGCAATTCGCTCACCCTCCTTGATCTCGAAATCGATTTCTCTTAAAATCTGGATTTCCTGTTTGTCGAGGAAAAAGCTTTTGCTTAAGGCGTTTGCTTTGATCATTTTTCTGTCCCTGTAGTTTCCGCGAAAACGGGAGCAGAACAGGCTTTTGTGGGCGCAAGGTGAGCGATTCTTTTTTGTAACAGGTCCTGTTTCCTGGATCTGTAAACATGAATCATGCGAGTTAATAATTCAGGAAAATGAACTGCCAGACGATCCAGGTCGCAACGGGTCAAGGTCGCGATCCAGCTTCTTGCAAGGGTCCTGATGGAAGCATTGGCGGCTTCTCCGGTCAACAGGGAGAATTCACCGAAAAAGGAACCCGACGCCAGGGTGATAATTGGCAATTTTGTGTTTTCGTCTGAGCCTTTGCAGTAGACCTCAACCAGTTCTTCGAGAATGACATACAGGGTTTGGTTGCTTTCTCCTTCATGGAGGAGAACCAAGTCTGGCGCAAAATTCTTTATTTGGAAGAGTCCTGCTATCTGCTTCAATCTGGCAAGCTGATCAGTTTCGCTGAAGTCAAAAAGGGGATGCAGGGCTTTTCCCAGAATTCGGAGCTGGTCTGATTCCTGTTCCGGATTGCTGCGCCTGTGATCTTGCTCCAGTTGCCGGGCTTCTTCCGCCAGCCCCTGGTTGTGGTAAAGACTGGCCAGCAGGGTCAGAGCCAGGCTGTTTCCCGGCGCGGCCTTTAAAATGAGTTTGTAAACCGCCGCCGCCTTGCCGAGTTTGCCGATCAGAACCA carries:
- the fabZ gene encoding 3-hydroxyacyl-ACP dehydratase FabZ encodes the protein MDIQQVMQYLPHRYPFLLVDRILEISEDSIVGCKNVTINEPFFNGHFPGFPVMPGVLIVEAMAQTGGIFALHTLQLKVAEDPDTKVFFMSINKARFRKPVKPGDSLIMTMELLNRRRNIWKFKGRAEVDGHLVSEAEMMASIG
- a CDS encoding cyclic nucleotide-binding domain-containing protein codes for the protein MSDDHQTGRQAFGSLNSSIQKEESLQQLVNRGRSQLRLGKLAEGLETYFKAATEMVLIGKLGKAAAVYKLILKAAPGNSLALTLLASLYHNQGLAEEARQLEQDHRRSNPEQESDQLRILGKALHPLFDFSETDQLARLKQIAGLFQIKNFAPDLVLLHEGESNQTLYVILEELVEVYCKGSDENTKLPIITLASGSFFGEFSLLTGEAANASIRTLARSWIATLTRCDLDRLAVHFPELLTRMIHVYRSRKQDLLQKRIAHLAPTKACSAPVFAETTGTEK
- a CDS encoding lipid-A-disaccharide synthase; the encoded protein is MKKPTPHLVIVAGEDSGDLHGANLAKALRRLLPACRLSGIGGEKMAENGVELIFSSKRLAVVGIFEVLSRLGDIILGARSIRRHLAASRPDLLILIDFPDFNLNLVAPFARRLRIPIVYYISPQIWAWRQGRINKIQRLVKKILVILPFEEDFYRRRQVTKVEYVGHPLLDQFKSFHLPPLQERPDIALIPGSRPGEIRRILPLMICAARLYLREKPESHFRIPVAPSIDISDIEKMIPTAFRKHVSIQKVPLTEVLAGVSFALVTSGTATLETALAGIPMVVIYRVNELSYQLGRRLISVPFISLVNLIAGREIVPELIQRKARPETIVEQLRKTLDHPNKYRQTCHALAAVRKKLERIGTSASPSEKAAQALCKFLREEIGQQP
- a CDS encoding acyl-ACP--UDP-N-acetylglucosamine O-acyltransferase; this encodes MSIHPSAIISKQAVIAEGVTIGPYAVIEGEVNIGRDSVIDHHATVKGKTIIGTSCRIFPYALVGTDPQDLKHQEGPSDLIIGDYTTIREYATISRGTAHGGGITRIGSHNFIMAYSHIAHDCQFGNHIILSNGATFGGHSEVEDHAIIGGLSAIHQFCRIGAYAFIGGASGVSQDIPPFVLANGNHTRLYGLNVEGLKRHNFDKHTIRTLNQTYRILFRTTGLSLTKAIARVESEIENITEVRHIINFIQQSKRGVCRRK
- the bamA gene encoding outer membrane protein assembly factor BamA; amino-acid sequence: MKSKLINRRSAPGPYLYLPAILLFWGLFSIISGVSPVFSASDDPFTDKPVTAIVILGNQKVTRDTIIDKMSTKIGAPLSPVTLDKDLKDLFSLGFFENLMINLKELDNGVEVAVIVIEKPTISAILIKGNQKITRKDLLKEITLHTFSILSEERLQESREKLELFYHEKGFYSVRIKTKTVSAGKNTVQVAFIIDEGPKCYIKKIRFHGNHSFRAWTLKRQLQSKTYNLFLSWATEAGVLKKDQLENDSKLLKSFYLSEGYVQVRISKPKVTMDDNRKWIYLDFDIDEGEVFSMGKVEIVDPDSESELTDNLVKILQGKSGKTFSNLSLQNDIETLSTFFADRGYAYVDIDPQTNIDPEKRKVDIAYHINRGSKFHFGRIAIAGNTKTRDKVIRRELRFAEGDLFSASALKRSRERIINTQFFSEADLQTIQNDDDTIDVKVKVVEGPTGTFSVGLGYSTVDSIIGIANISQKNWLGKGLDATFNVELSGSRQFYNIGLTDPYFLDMNISSGLNIYNEEYEYDAYDTKQRGIRFHFGKPINEYTSWSAGYRWEKVKIFNISETASDYIRDEEGTTTTSQVYFSLIRDRRDNYLFPTRGYKLKGTLVFAGGPLGFDNDFYKIIIEGHKFYPFKWDSAFHLWGLFGYADGYGGQELPLYERFYVGGLKTVRGFDFGEAGPKDENGDVIGGTKELILSAEWIFPLLKDMGLNGVIFYDAGKAFDHDENLSFDLRHSVGFGIRWKSPMGPLRIEWGFNLNPEDDEKSSVWDFSVGTFF
- a CDS encoding Gfo/Idh/MocA family oxidoreductase, whose protein sequence is MSKKIEPEKLRVGVIGVGHLGAFHAEKYALIDEAELIGIFDLDHDRAREIGQKISAPVYNNLDELLDHCQAVSIATPTSSHFTLARQALLKKIDVLIEKPITTTTDEARKLIALAQKQDAVLQVGLLERFNPAYTNTRPLLLNPRFIEIHRLSPFTFRSVDIDVILDLMIHDLDLLAAIVKSPITTLNAVGVPIISEQIDIANVRVNFANGAVANLTASRVSLHRERRIRIFQPDGYFSLDFSNFSTTICRRQAGNYLEPFPKITSEEHKYPQSDNLRLEIEDFLAAVRLRRRPTVSGEDGLAALETATRIKEAIRIQSSTWQ
- a CDS encoding OmpH family outer membrane protein, producing MKKNVLSAILTICILLFAASSGVSAAEQAFKFGYIDLQKVMALSSQGQVATQKIQAKQDQLRTELQAKQTEISVVKDELERQGMMLSPEKRTEKESDYQKMVRDFKIFVSDSEKDMKALEGEFLKKMLKELEEVTAEFGKNGKYQLILEKRSGIIYADETFDVTDDLIKAYDQWIKAQGKK
- a CDS encoding ABC transporter ATP-binding protein, which gives rise to MIKANALSKSFFLDKQEIQILREIDFEIKEGERIAICGESGAGKSTLLQIIGALDKPSSGVLLFEGINIFSLSEFKLARWRNTALGFVFQFHHLLPEFSALENVMTPALIYGSCNSEAKQKATRLLEQVGLRKRLKHKPGELSGGEQQRVALARALIMQPRAVLADEPTGNLDSTTSDEITDLLLECNQEFNTTLLLVTHSQRLAQRMDRIFFMDNGRLQKS